One segment of Arvicanthis niloticus isolate mArvNil1 chromosome 5, mArvNil1.pat.X, whole genome shotgun sequence DNA contains the following:
- the Ifnlr1 gene encoding interferon lambda receptor 1 isoform X2: protein MVCLKELDLYNKFKGRVQAASAHGVSRWVESGYLEYLFDVELAPPTLVLIQMEKILMVNATYQLPPCMPSLELKYQVEFWKEGLGSKTLFPDTPYAQPVQIPLQQGADGRYCLSARTVYTFIDIKYSLFSEPSCIVLEAPGANRAVLAMPLLLLLLIAAAAAVVAWKKMEGNPWFQQLKTPRSLDFSEYRYRVATFQPSGPEFSNNLILCPQKELTIRIRPVPQVRDPATLQAGPEKDSTEDEDEDTDDGDSIQPYLERPLFIREKLQSMKHLEAEESGVDSGGLWTSPLGSEGSSSWDSSDRSWSSTGNPSYKDEAGSFSCLDQKEPDQEPYEEGHQEPLPCLEFSEDLDTVEEFLKDDLSRWRIWGSLSPKRDLAPVEPPVSLKTLTFCWDSNPEEQEEEEEEEEEEEDWESEPKGSNSGSWGTSSLQRTEVRAGMLGGYMVR from the exons ATGGTGTGCTTGAAGGAACTGGACCTGTACAACAAGTTCAAAGGACGAGTACAGGCAGCTTCTGCACATGGCGTGTCCCGATGGGTGGAGTCCGGGTACCTGGAATACCTTTTTGACG TGGAGCTAGCCCCACCCACCCTGGTGctcatccagatggagaagatcctaaTGGTCAACGCTACCTACCAGCTGCCGCCTTGCATGCCGTCGCTGGAACTGAAGTACCAGGTGGAATTCTGGAAGGAGGGCCTGGGAAGCAAG ACCCTGTTTCCTGACACTCCTTATGCCCAGCCTGTGCAGATTCCTCTCCAGCAAGGTGCTGATGGACGCTACTGCCTCAGCGCCAGAACCGTCTATACCTTCATTGACATTAAGTACAGCCTGTTCTCTGAGCCCAGCTGCATCGTCCTAGAAGCCCCAG GGGCCAACAGGGCTGTCTTGGCGATGCCCTTACTCTTGCTTCTACTGATAGCAGCGGCTGCAGCAGTTGTGGCGtggaagaaaatggaagggaaCCCCTGGTTTCAGCAGTTGAAGACACCCCGGTCACTG GACTTTTCTGAATACAGATACCGAGTGGCAACCTTTCAGCCCAGTGGACCTGAATTCTCAAATAACTTGATCCTCTGTCCCCAGAAGGAACTGACCATAAGGATCAGACCAGTCCCTCAGGTCAGAGACCCAGCCACGCTACAGGCAGGACCAGAAAAAGACAGTActgaggatgaagatgaggaCACAGACGATGGCGACAGCATCCAGCCCTACCTGGAACGGCCCCTTTTCATCCGGGAGAAGCTCCAGTCTATgaagcacttggaggcagaggaatCTGGGGTGGATTCAGGGGGTCTTTGGACATCCCCACTTGGGAGTGAAGGCTCATCCTCATGGGACTCTTCAGACAGGAGCTGGTCCAGCACAGGGAACCCCTCGTACAAGGATGAAGCTGGATCTTTCAGCTGTTTGGACCAGAAGGAGCCGGACCAGGAGCCTTATGAGGAAGGGCACCAGGAGCCTCTCCCATGCCTGGAATTTTCTGAGGACTTGGACACTGTGGAAGAGTTTCTGAAAGATGACCTCTCCAGGTGGAGAATTTGGGGTTCTTTATCCCCAAAGAGAGATCTGGCTCCTGTGGAGCCCCCAGTTTCTCTAAAGACACTGACTTTCTGTTGGGACAGCAATcctgaggaacaggaggaggaagaggaagaagaggaagaggaggaagactggGAATCAGAACCTAAGGGCAGCAACTCTGGCTCTTGGGGCACTTCaagcctgcagaggacagaggtcagGGCTGGGATGCTGGGAGGCTACATGgtcaggtga
- the Ifnlr1 gene encoding interferon lambda receptor 1 isoform X1, giving the protein MWRAGRWAPLLLFLLQSSLGRSRLAPPRNVTLLSQNFTVYLTWLPGLGSPPNVTYFVTYQSPYPRSTKPYWRKVKHCAGIKALVCPLMVCLKELDLYNKFKGRVQAASAHGVSRWVESGYLEYLFDVELAPPTLVLIQMEKILMVNATYQLPPCMPSLELKYQVEFWKEGLGSKTLFPDTPYAQPVQIPLQQGADGRYCLSARTVYTFIDIKYSLFSEPSCIVLEAPGANRAVLAMPLLLLLLIAAAAAVVAWKKMEGNPWFQQLKTPRSLDFSEYRYRVATFQPSGPEFSNNLILCPQKELTIRIRPVPQVRDPATLQAGPEKDSTEDEDEDTDDGDSIQPYLERPLFIREKLQSMKHLEAEESGVDSGGLWTSPLGSEGSSSWDSSDRSWSSTGNPSYKDEAGSFSCLDQKEPDQEPYEEGHQEPLPCLEFSEDLDTVEEFLKDDLSRWRIWGSLSPKRDLAPVEPPVSLKTLTFCWDSNPEEQEEEEEEEEEEEDWESEPKGSNSGSWGTSSLQRTEVRAGMLGGYMVR; this is encoded by the exons GAAGGTCCCGTCTAGCCCCACCTAGAAATGTGACACTGCTCTCCCAGAACTTCACAGTTTACCTGACATGGCTCCCAGGCCTTGGTAGCCCCCCAAACGTGACCTATTTTGTGACCTACCAAAG CCCCTACCCCAGGTCTACCAAGCCCTATTGGCGAAAAGTGAAGCACTGTGCAGGCATCAAGGCTCTGGTGTGTCCCCTGATGGTGTGCTTGAAGGAACTGGACCTGTACAACAAGTTCAAAGGACGAGTACAGGCAGCTTCTGCACATGGCGTGTCCCGATGGGTGGAGTCCGGGTACCTGGAATACCTTTTTGACG TGGAGCTAGCCCCACCCACCCTGGTGctcatccagatggagaagatcctaaTGGTCAACGCTACCTACCAGCTGCCGCCTTGCATGCCGTCGCTGGAACTGAAGTACCAGGTGGAATTCTGGAAGGAGGGCCTGGGAAGCAAG ACCCTGTTTCCTGACACTCCTTATGCCCAGCCTGTGCAGATTCCTCTCCAGCAAGGTGCTGATGGACGCTACTGCCTCAGCGCCAGAACCGTCTATACCTTCATTGACATTAAGTACAGCCTGTTCTCTGAGCCCAGCTGCATCGTCCTAGAAGCCCCAG GGGCCAACAGGGCTGTCTTGGCGATGCCCTTACTCTTGCTTCTACTGATAGCAGCGGCTGCAGCAGTTGTGGCGtggaagaaaatggaagggaaCCCCTGGTTTCAGCAGTTGAAGACACCCCGGTCACTG GACTTTTCTGAATACAGATACCGAGTGGCAACCTTTCAGCCCAGTGGACCTGAATTCTCAAATAACTTGATCCTCTGTCCCCAGAAGGAACTGACCATAAGGATCAGACCAGTCCCTCAGGTCAGAGACCCAGCCACGCTACAGGCAGGACCAGAAAAAGACAGTActgaggatgaagatgaggaCACAGACGATGGCGACAGCATCCAGCCCTACCTGGAACGGCCCCTTTTCATCCGGGAGAAGCTCCAGTCTATgaagcacttggaggcagaggaatCTGGGGTGGATTCAGGGGGTCTTTGGACATCCCCACTTGGGAGTGAAGGCTCATCCTCATGGGACTCTTCAGACAGGAGCTGGTCCAGCACAGGGAACCCCTCGTACAAGGATGAAGCTGGATCTTTCAGCTGTTTGGACCAGAAGGAGCCGGACCAGGAGCCTTATGAGGAAGGGCACCAGGAGCCTCTCCCATGCCTGGAATTTTCTGAGGACTTGGACACTGTGGAAGAGTTTCTGAAAGATGACCTCTCCAGGTGGAGAATTTGGGGTTCTTTATCCCCAAAGAGAGATCTGGCTCCTGTGGAGCCCCCAGTTTCTCTAAAGACACTGACTTTCTGTTGGGACAGCAATcctgaggaacaggaggaggaagaggaagaagaggaagaggaggaagactggGAATCAGAACCTAAGGGCAGCAACTCTGGCTCTTGGGGCACTTCaagcctgcagaggacagaggtcagGGCTGGGATGCTGGGAGGCTACATGgtcaggtga